One window of Pseudomonas sp. ML2-2023-3 genomic DNA carries:
- the recG gene encoding ATP-dependent DNA helicase RecG: MTELSKVSVTALKGVGEAMAEKLAKVGLENVQDVLFHLPLRYQDRTRVVPIGALRPGQDAVVEGRVIGADVVMGKRRSLLVRINDGTGGLSLRFYHFSNAQKESLKRGTEVRCYGEARPGASGLEIYHPEYRAITGDEPPPVDTTLTPIYPTTEGLTQQRLRQLSQQSLAMLGPSSLPDWLPPELAKDYQLAPLDQAIRYLHQPPADADVEELALGHHWAQHRLAFEELLTHQLSQQRLRESLRSQQAPALPKATKLPVQFLANLGFPPTGAQARVGNEIAYDLSQPEPMLRLIQGDVGSGKTVVAAMAALQALEAGYQVALMAPTEILAEQHFINFKRWLEPLGLEVAWLAGKLKGKARVTAMEQIASGVPMVVGTHALFQDHVQFHNLALVIIDEQHRFGVQQRLALRNKGVGGVMCPHQLIMTATPIPRTLAMSAYADLDTSILDELPPGRTPVNTVLVVDTRRIEVIERVRAACAQGRQAYWVCTLIEESEEMTCQAAETTFEDLSSALGELRVGLIHGRMKAAEKAAVMAQFKAGELQLLVATTVIEVGVDVPNASLMIIENPERLGLSQLHQLRGRVGRGSAASHCVLLYHPPLSQIGRQRLGIMRETNDGFVIAEKDLELRGPGEMLGTRQTGLLQFKVADLMRDADLLPAVREAAQALIERWPGHVSPLLDRWLRHGQQYGQV; encoded by the coding sequence ATGACCGAGTTGTCGAAAGTGTCGGTCACTGCGCTCAAGGGCGTGGGCGAGGCCATGGCCGAGAAACTGGCCAAGGTCGGACTGGAAAACGTCCAGGACGTGCTGTTCCATTTGCCGCTGCGCTATCAGGACCGGACCCGCGTGGTGCCGATTGGCGCCTTGCGCCCCGGTCAGGATGCGGTGGTTGAAGGACGGGTTATCGGTGCCGATGTGGTCATGGGCAAGCGCCGCAGCTTGCTGGTGCGCATCAACGATGGCACTGGCGGCCTGAGCCTGCGCTTCTATCACTTCAGCAATGCGCAAAAGGAAAGCCTCAAGCGCGGCACTGAAGTGCGCTGCTACGGCGAGGCCCGGCCAGGAGCCTCGGGGCTGGAAATCTACCACCCCGAATACCGCGCCATTACCGGTGACGAACCGCCGCCCGTCGATACCACCCTGACGCCGATTTATCCCACCACCGAAGGCCTGACCCAGCAGCGCCTGCGCCAGTTAAGCCAGCAAAGCCTGGCCATGCTTGGCCCGAGCAGCCTGCCCGACTGGTTGCCGCCGGAACTGGCCAAGGACTATCAACTGGCCCCACTCGACCAGGCCATTCGTTATCTGCATCAGCCGCCCGCCGATGCCGATGTTGAAGAACTTGCCCTGGGCCATCACTGGGCGCAGCACCGCCTGGCCTTTGAAGAGCTGTTGACTCATCAACTGTCCCAGCAGCGCTTGCGCGAGAGCCTGCGCTCCCAGCAGGCGCCCGCACTGCCCAAGGCCACAAAACTGCCGGTGCAGTTTCTTGCCAATCTGGGCTTCCCGCCGACGGGAGCCCAGGCTCGGGTCGGCAACGAAATTGCCTATGACCTCAGTCAGCCCGAACCCATGCTGCGCCTGATTCAGGGCGACGTAGGCTCCGGCAAGACGGTGGTTGCGGCGATGGCGGCATTGCAGGCGCTTGAGGCGGGATATCAGGTGGCATTGATGGCACCGACTGAAATCCTTGCCGAGCAGCACTTCATCAACTTCAAACGCTGGCTGGAGCCTCTTGGGCTGGAGGTCGCGTGGCTGGCCGGCAAGCTCAAAGGCAAGGCTCGCGTGACGGCGATGGAGCAAATCGCCAGTGGCGTGCCCATGGTCGTGGGTACCCATGCGTTGTTTCAGGACCATGTGCAGTTCCACAATCTGGCGCTGGTCATCATCGACGAACAGCACCGCTTTGGCGTGCAGCAACGTCTGGCCCTGCGCAACAAGGGCGTGGGTGGTGTGATGTGTCCGCACCAGTTGATCATGACCGCTACCCCTATTCCGCGCACTCTGGCCATGAGCGCTTACGCCGACCTCGACACCTCGATTCTCGACGAACTGCCCCCTGGTCGAACCCCGGTCAACACCGTACTGGTGGTCGACACGCGACGCATCGAAGTGATTGAGCGAGTGCGTGCCGCCTGCGCTCAGGGGCGACAGGCCTATTGGGTCTGCACCTTGATCGAAGAATCCGAAGAGATGACCTGTCAGGCCGCTGAAACCACCTTTGAAGACCTTTCCAGTGCCTTGGGAGAGTTGCGCGTGGGTCTGATCCACGGGCGCATGAAAGCGGCTGAAAAAGCGGCTGTCATGGCCCAGTTCAAGGCCGGTGAACTGCAGTTGCTGGTGGCGACCACGGTCATTGAAGTGGGCGTCGACGTGCCCAATGCCAGCCTGATGATCATCGAAAACCCTGAGCGGCTGGGTCTGTCACAACTTCACCAACTGCGTGGGCGTGTAGGCCGTGGCAGCGCCGCGAGCCATTGCGTGCTGCTGTATCACCCGCCGCTGTCGCAAATTGGCCGCCAGCGTCTGGGCATCATGCGCGAGACCAACGACGGCTTTGTGATCGCCGAAAAAGACCTGGAACTGCGCGGCCCTGGAGAAATGCTGGGCACCCGCCAGACTGGCCTTTTGCAATTCAAGGTTGCCGACCTGATGCGCGATGCCGACCTGCTGCCCGCCGTACGGGAGGC